The window ccatcCCTTGTCcgtcctgctccatcccttgtTCCCATccatccttttttccccttcattccTTGTTCCATTCCATCCCTTattcccctccatcccttttccccctccatcccttgttcccctccatcccttactttcctccatcccttctccatcGCTTGTCCTGCTCTATCCCTTATCCCCCTCCACCCCTTATTCCCTTCTATTCCTCGTTCCATTCCATCCCTTTCACCTCCATCCCTTACTCTCCTCCATCCCTTTACCCCCTCCCATGCCTTGTCCTGATCCATCCTTCATCCCCCTCCATCCTTcatccccctccatcccttcatcCCCCTCCATCCTTCATCCCCCTCCATCCTTCATCCCCCTCCATCCTTCATCCCCCTCCATCCTTCATCCCCCTCCATCCTTcatccccctccatcccttcatcCCCCTCCATCCTTCATCCCCCTCCATCCTTCATCCCCCTCCATCCTTcatccccctccatcccttcatcCCCCTCCATCCTTcatccccctccatcccttcatcCCCCTCCATCCTTCATCCCCCTCCATCCTTcatccccctccatcccttcatcCCCCTCCATCCTTCATCCCCCTCCATCCTTcatccccctccatcccttcatcCCCCTCCATCCTTcatccccctccatcccttcatccctctccatcccttcattcccctccatcccttctcattcccttctccccctccatccctggtccccccacccctgtccctctccccggtgcctcccagctctcacaggtcccctgtgctctgtccccagcccgcaTGCAGTCTCTCatccaggctgcccaggagcagggggtggAGTTTATTTTCGCCATTTCTGCTGGCCAGGACATGGTGTTTTCCAGCGCTGGGGATcgcctcctgctgcagcaaaaACTCAGGCAGGTACCGTGGGCCGTTCCTTcaccccactgctcccaggCCAGGGGCACACGTGCCTGTGTgtgccccctgtgcccacccacCTGTGCCTATGTgtgccccctgtgcccacccacCCGTGCCTATATgtgccccctgtgcccaccccatgggctgctgtggggctgtgaacccctcctgcagctctgggctgcccaGTGGCCAatgtgctgtccctgtcactgtgacAGGGAGCTGAGGGCTCCATGGGTGCCTGACTgggggcaggagaaggagcagccaAGCCCCAGAAGTTGCTGGGCAGCCCAGAGGGTggcacaggctggagcagagccccagggagggCAAAGAGCTGCTGGCATGGTGGGGTTGCTCCGTGGGCAGCTGCTAGTCccttggcaggagctgcccctgctgtgccGTGCCCAGATGCCCCTCTGGAGCCCCCTGGGGCTCTCTGCTGCCCGGGGGTCCCAGCAGCCCCTGTCTGTGCCCACAGGTGGCTGCCATGGGGTGCCGCTCCTTCGCGCTGCTCTTCGACGACATCGACCCCTGCATGTGCCAAGCTGACAGAGATGTCttcccctccctggcacaggctcAGGCCTCTGTGGCCAACGAGGTGTACCAGGAGCTGGGCCAACCCTCAGTCTTCCTCTTCTGCCCTACAGGTactgcctgcagccccagctgcccaagGTGGGGAGCCCCCTCCCACTGGGGTGCCCTTTGGCtgcacccctgtccctgctgagagctgagtgccctggtggcccccacagctctccctgggCTCCTCACCCTCCCAGGGGAGCTCTGGCCACCTCAAGACTAGACTAGAACTAGTCCAtgaccccagcagcccctcccaacctcctcaccctcccaggTGAGCTCTGGCCATCTCAGGACTAGACTAGAACTAGTCCAtgaccccagcagcccctcccaacctcctcaccctcccaggGGAGCTCTGGCCATCTCAGGACTAGACTAGGACTAGCCTATGATGCTtgcagctcctcccagccttGTCACcctcccaggagagctctggccACCTCAGGACTAGCCCATGatcccagcagcccctcctctCGTGGTCCCCAGCTCTCAGGGGAtgctctgtgctctctcccCAGAATATTGCAGCTCCCTCTgttctcccagccccagccagtcCTGCTACCTGCAGACCAttggccaggagctgctcccagggattGCTGTCATCTGGACAGGTGAGCCAGGACCAGCTCTGGGTGTGTGGCTATCCAAACAGGCTGGcccctgtggcagggagaaATGATGGGGAGGAGGACTCCAccttatcagaaggctaatgaattactttatttactatattattctatattatattacactatgttacattacatctaaactgaatctgccaagcactcaactgcacacaactgcacagaatctCAGCCTTCAGTCCTGACACACAAACatggccctgacaggccaaggaaaccaaaccccatcactctgggtaaacaatctccacacTGCATTCTACTTCTGcgcaaacacaggcacagcaaataagataagaattgtttttcttttctctgaggttcagagaatgtggaacccagaaatattcttgggaagaattgtgccttgcttttctctgggaGGAGAACTGTGGCTACACGTGGCCACGTGCAGTGTCTGCAAACCCTGTGGCCACAGGCTGTCCTGGGAGGGCCACCAGCAAGTGACCCCATTGTGGTGCCTCACActggggtgtgcagggagggctttgagctggggctctgctctcctcactgGGGAGCATGGCTGTGGTGACCACCTCatctccatgtccctgtccctgctgtgtgtctgtgctgggccctgtgccctctgtgtgtccctgccctggtggcccAGGCCCCAAGGTGGTGTCCCAGGAgctgtcagcagagctgctggaggaggtggaggcCGTCCTGAGGCGCCGCCCCGTCATCTGGGACAACCTCTACGCCAACGACTACGACTGCAGACGAGTCTTCCTGGGTCCCTACATGGGCCGAGCTCCTGGCCTCATGTCCAGGCTCCACGGGCTGCTCCTCAACCCCAACTGTGAGCTCCAGGCCAACTTCATCCCCATCCACACGCTGGGCACCTGGTTTGGGAGCGagctggggagctgtgcccaccctgagcgTGCAGGTACCTGGcacccaggcagctctgtgcctgcccagccctgcagctttcctgcccagggctgcccaggctgatGAGCTGCAGTTCCTCAGGAGTGGAGGGAGCCCTGGGGGACAGCCAAGGAGCTCAGGATGGAAGTTACAGCCCCCAGGAAGCCTTGGAGCTGGCACTGCGGGACTGGGTGGCTGAGATAAACCAGCAGGCCTTGGAGCCAGGTAAATGGATTTGCATGAGcagcatccctccatccctggagggctggatcagctctgccaggagctcaGTGGGTGGGGGGTGAGGAGCCCCACCCTGCCCATCAGGAGGGTCTGGGGCtggtgtggcagcagggccGTGTGTGCCGTGGTGGGCAGGTGTGGGTGTCCATCCTGCCGTGCTGCCCCGTGGGTGCTCCTGCCATGgccacagcctggagagggctTCCTTGGCTGGcagaagcagagcctgggccagctCTGGAGGAAGAGGTCAGCCAGGGGTGAGCTTGGTTGTTTTGCAATGTTTGCCTCTGCAAAGCCACAGCCTCACCAGCCCTGGGGGCCTGAACTCAAGCCCAGGGTCCTGGCAGCTCAGGGGTGGAGGTCCCTGGCACCGTCCTGCCCCGTGGGCAGCAGTTTCCATGCAGGTGCCAAAGGAGCTTCCCTCGTGTTCCTTTCTGGCAGGAGGAAGgaccccaggacaccccagtGTCAGCCTCAAGGGAGGaccaaagctgcagccaggcacgGCAGGAGGACAGGAGGGCACTCCTGACCCTCAGCCCCAccactctgctcctgctggggcacaccagcacagccctgagccctgtgCAGTGGCACCAGAGGAGAGGTGCAGGGAGGTGACCTCAGAGCCTGAGGAGGACAGTGGGAACAGGACACCCACTGGCCATCAGCAGAgccccaccagggctggggaccagctcagcacagggagctgtgagcccccctctgctctgcctggggtgGCTGGGAATGCCCAGTCTGCAGGAGTCCCCGTGGCCACCAAGACCCTCCCCAGCCCAAGCCCCACCACGAGCTCCAGCAGTGGGGCCAACACCAGTCAGAACATTTCCCTGCCCACCAGTGATGCCAGgacaggggctggcagccccatccagtctcccagcagcacccagcctgAGGCCATCAGGACTGATGTGCCCCAGACACCCCCAGGACCTGGGGCaggtgccagccctggtgccccagccccactgagtgATGAGGTTGGGGCAAGCCCTGGTCCCATGGCACCAGTGACCCCAGAGGAGGCTGGGCCTGGCCCCATGGCACCACTGCCCCCCAAGGAAGCCACaaccagccccacagcacaggtGACCCCAGAGGAGCCCAGGACCAGCCCCATGGCACCAGTGACCCCAGAGGAGGCTGGGCCTGGCCCCATGACCCACAAAGATGCCAGGACCAGCCCCACAGCAAAGATAACCCCAGAGGAGCCCAGGACCAGCCCCATGGCACCAGTGACCCCAGAGGAGGCTGGGTCTGACCCCATGACCCCCAAGgaggccagagccagccctaCATCCCAGGTGACCCCAGAGAAGGCTGAGTCTGGCTCCATGGCCCCCAAGGAGGCTGGGTCTGGCCCCATGACCTTCAAGGAGGTCAGGACCAGCCCCACATCCCAGGTGACCCCAGAGGAGGCCAGGACCAGTCTCACAGCACCGATGACCCCAGAAGAGGCTGAGTCTGACCCTATGGCACTGATGACCCCAAAGGAGGCCAGaccccaccccacagcaccAGTGACCCCAGAGGAGGCCGTgtccagccccacagctccacTGACCCTGGAGGAGGTGCGGATGCTGGTGGAGCTCTTCTACCTGCCCTACCACCACGgggctctggcacagcagctcctggagcacttTCGGTGGCTGCGAGCCAACAGCCTCAGCGTGGGGGTCCCGGCCACAGCTTCTGATGCCTGCGGGGTAAGGCTGCTCCTGGAAGGTGGCTGCGGTGGCTGGTGTGTCCCCCAGGTGGCTGACGGGCagtgtgtgtccccagggcacgcggtggcggggccgggctcagtccttccagctgctgtgcGCTCGGACGTGCCGCCTGCACAGCCGCTTGGTCAGCACGGCCAGCAGGGCGCTGCTCTACGACCTGCACCCCTACCTCTGGGACATCCGAAacttgctgctggcagccagtgcCTTCGTCCTCTGGCTGGGTACGTGGCTGATGCCAGCCCCTCcattcctgccagcccctccattcctgccagccctgccagctcctgccagccctgccattccTACcattcctgccagccctgccattccTACcattcctgccagccctgccattcctgccattcctgccagcccctgccagccttgccattcctgccagccctgccattcctgccagccctgccagcccctgccagccctgccattcctgccattcctgccagcccctgccagccctgccattcctgccagcccctccatTCCTGCCAGACCCTACCAGCCCTGCcattcctgccagccctgccagcccctgccagccctgccattccTACcattcctgccagccctgccatccctgccattcctgccagcccctccatTCCTGCCAGACCCTACCAGCCCTGCCATTCCTACCAGCCCTGCcattcctgccagcccctgccagcccctgccagcccctgccagccccgccATTCCTACcattcctgccagccctgccattccTGCCATTCCTACcattcctgccagccctgccattcctgccattcctgccatccctgccaggccctgccattcctgccagcccctgccagcccctaCCAGCCCTGCcattcctgccagccctgccattcctgccattcctgccattcctgccagcccctgccattcctgccatccctgccaggccctgccattcctgccagcccctgccagcccctaCCAGCCCTGCCattcctgccatccctgccattcctgccattcctgccattcctgccagcccctgccagcccctgccttccctgccattcctgccaaccctgccatccctgccagccctgccattcctgccattcctgccagccctgccattcctgccagcccctccattcctgccagcctctgccagctctgccattcctgccattcctgccagccctgccaggccctgccattcctgccagcccctgccagccctgccattcctgccattcctgccagcccctccattcctgccagcctctgccagctctgccattcctgccattcctgccagcccctgccatccctgccatccctgccagccctgccaacccctgccattcctgccagcccctgccagcccctgccatccctgccattcctgccattcctgccagcccctgccagcccctgccagcccctgccattcctgccagccctgccattcctgccagccctgccatccctgccaacccctgccattcctgccattcctgccagcccctgccagccctgccatccctgccagccctgccattcctgccagccctgccattccTGCCAGCCCCATCACACCTCTCCAAACCCAGCCATGTCAGACTATAGTATTTGAAGGCAACCCCCAACAAATGATGAGGAAGACTCCTccttatcagaaggctaattaattactttattatactatattgttctatactatattacattacatctaaactgaatctgccaagcactcaacccTGCACACAACTACACTGAATTTTGTgactgtcacacacacacacacacttggccctgacaggccaaggaaacatcactttgggtaaacaatccccatattgcattctacttttgcACAAGCACAGGCACATCAAACGAGATAAGAacattcttgggaagaattgtgccttgcttttctctgtgaagagaaatgtggggctacACCAGGCACCAggaccctgcagcactggggcacacctggtgcTTGTTCTCTTCCCCACGAAGGAGGTGGAGGTGTCTGGGACCCAGCCCAGAGATGTGGGGTTCTGGTGTGCAGCTGGTAGTGCCAGGGTCCCCACTGGAGCCCACCCCCCTtgacattttctgctgctgccccatgtCCTGTGCTGACCACCTCGCCTCCTTTGCAGATGGTCACCTCCTCTGCGACCCTGACCCCAAGGGCACCTGGGGGAGCTGCTTTGGCTGTAAGTatgggcactgccctggctcacacacctggctggggggtctggctgctgccccccatcacctccagccccacagcagcagccagcactcaCCATCTCTGGCATTCACAtttctgaacagagagagagagagataattCTCTCtcacagtttttttttcctggagaagcacagagagaagaagagaaaacaattcgtagctctgcttgctgctcctgttgtttttgcacatgtggaatgtgttagggAGATTATTTACCTGAAGGGATTTGGTAATTGGATTCTGCTAAgaattcttttctcttcttctctctgtgcttctccaggaaaaaacctGTGAGAGAGAATTctttctctgttcagagaatgtgaatgccacagccATCAGGCTGCCCTTCCCCACACTCTGCCTGCAGGAATGGCCCTGggaacactgccagggagggagcagatCTTCACCATACCCCACAGCCATTTCTAGGATATGGTTCCTCAGCCCTTTTATCCCAAAGACCCCTTAGCCTGTGTGGAAAAAGGGTTCTGGGAGCAGCAATGCCCTGGGTGAGAGGTGGGGCTGTTTTTTGAATGCCTGTGCATCACTTTGCTCAGTTTTCCTCTGGTTTAGGGCTCCCCTCCTCTGGGGGCCTTGTGACCTCTTACAAAGCAAGAGCTGTTACCAGGTGATGACCTGAGCCTGTCCCCAAGTTCAGTGTGAGAAGGAGCCGTGTGCCTGGAGCCCCTTCCTTGGGGAAGCAGCATGCAGGGCACATTCTCAccatcctgggctgcacagctgggagcagctccttggaGCTGTGGTAGAGGCTGatctccccctgcccagcagctttTTGTTCACCTCACGTGTGtctgtgtcctgctgcttcCAGGGTGCCAGAGTATCAGTGCCCCGATGCTGCTGGGGAGAGACGCCGAGCCCTGGGCACGCCGTGGGGGCCTCTTtggagagctgcaggtgagAGTGGGTCCCTCCAGAGTGGGTCCCTCCCTCTCTCGGGGGCTGAGGAGCCATTGGGAAGTCACCATCCCAaccctgctgctgagctgctgcaaactcaggaaggcagagctgccccaggcctCTGCACCTCAGCTGTGGTTCCTGGGGTTTCAGGAGTCTCAGAGCcattctcctgctgcctccaggatGAGGTTTGGAGCCAGGATGGACTGATAGGCTGTATCTgttccaggcactgctgcccgTGGGGAACAGCTGTGACCTCTTCTACCATCCACCCCCGCTCTTCCCGTCCAGCCAGCTGTACCTGCTGCGCCCGCTGCTGCCCCTGGACAAGGTGGGAGCTGTGGCATGGAGGGAGGTCCTGCCAGAGCCTTTGTGTGGCTTGTGCTGCCCCTAAAATGATGAGTTACAGGTTcatctgctgctgtccccaggctgagctcccagtgtggggtgacacaggtgggGAGGGTCCTTGtatccagctctgctgagagccAGCTGGTCTagggcagattttggggctgTGGTCAGACCCTGGCCTGGAGAATGTGCTGTGGCCTCAGCAAACCCACCCCTCTGTGACAGGgacctgggcagagcaggagagggaacCCCTCAGCCATGGATAAaccagcaccagggcagggtTGCCAGGTTGTGGATAATCTCCAGAGCAGCCCAAATGCTGATctccagcactggctgtgagCAGATGTCAGGAAAAATCCAGAACAGGACAAGTGTGGATGGCAACTTCCTGCAGCCTTCACcagtctgcagctctgggcactgccagagcctGTGGGG is drawn from Haemorhous mexicanus isolate bHaeMex1 chromosome 4, bHaeMex1.pri, whole genome shotgun sequence and contains these coding sequences:
- the LOC132326803 gene encoding protein O-GlcNAcase-like, giving the protein MAERPRFLCGVVEGFYGRPWSMDQRKLLFQWLQHRGLNCYMYAPKDELKHRLLWREPYTEHEAARMQSLIQAAQEQGVEFIFAISAGQDMVFSSAGDRLLLQQKLRQVAAMGCRSFALLFDDIDPCMCQADRDVFPSLAQAQASVANEVYQELGQPSVFLFCPTEYCSSLCSPSPSQSCYLQTIGQELLPGIAVIWTGPKVVSQELSAELLEEVEAVLRRRPVIWDNLYANDYDCRRVFLGPYMGRAPGLMSRLHGLLLNPNCELQANFIPIHTLGTWFGSELGSCAHPERAGVEGALGDSQGAQDGSYSPQEALELALRDWVAEINQQALEPGGRTPGHPSVSLKGGPKLQPGTAGGQEGTPDPQPHHSAPAGAHQHSPEPCAVAPEERCREVTSEPEEDSGNRTPTGHQQSPTRAGDQLSTGSCEPPSALPGVAGNAQSAGVPVATKTLPSPSPTTSSSSGANTSQNISLPTSDARTGAGSPIQSPSSTQPEAIRTDVPQTPPGPGAGASPGAPAPLSDEVGASPGPMAPVTPEEAGPGPMAPLPPKEATTSPTAQVTPEEPRTSPMAPVTPEEAGPGPMTHKDARTSPTAKITPEEPRTSPMAPVTPEEAGSDPMTPKEARASPTSQVTPEKAESGSMAPKEAGSGPMTFKEVRTSPTSQVTPEEARTSLTAPMTPEEAESDPMALMTPKEARPHPTAPVTPEEAVSSPTAPLTLEEVRMLVELFYLPYHHGALAQQLLEHFRWLRANSLSVGVPATASDACGGTRWRGRAQSFQLLCARTCRLHSRLVSTASRALLYDLHPYLWDIRNLLLAASAFVLWLDGHLLCDPDPKGTWGSCFGWCQSISAPMLLGRDAEPWARRGGLFGELQALLPVGNSCDLFYHPPPLFPSSQLYLLRPLLPLDKGELYRMCRESLDCDPKVAEILVAHPDLLGDRLLGSFLSLSPEYTFVLEDEGGPCGYAAGALHAEGFLQQRDSSWLPAIRHKYPPELGTGGPALGQDALEEAVLFFHAEPLAVPQPVLRRFPSLVQLGTAPRVLDVGASRSLALCLLSALRANGSRGVFCQVSDTDRQQLSFYSKLGFVALPVAWGSSPGSQLLGRLL